Proteins from one Planctomyces sp. SH-PL62 genomic window:
- the aroC gene encoding chorismate synthase, which translates to MLRYLTAGESHGTALTAIVEGFPAGVTLDKSFIDRELERRQGGYGRGKRQKLETDRVFIESGTFRGVSTGAPITLRLINNDAKLERLSEPAAPRGGHVDLAGSISYQTGIRQVLERASARETAVRVAAGALARLVLREVGITVFGYVAELGGVPAPPLGFDLAVRDASPVYTLNPEADAAIVAAIDAAREAGDTLGGLVETIVTGCPIGLGSHVQPDRRLDARLACAVMGIQAIKAVEIGLGIEAAKRPGSKVMDPIRYDPDHDEADRRYGFRRPSNNAGGIEGGTSNGEPIVVRASKKPISTLAKRGPSVNMATKGESPASYERSDVCAVPAASVIVENVVGFEIAAALLERYDGSSLDSLKATMAAVHALNREKLDHWSERP; encoded by the coding sequence ATGCTCCGCTATCTGACCGCCGGTGAATCGCACGGAACCGCCCTGACCGCGATCGTCGAGGGCTTCCCCGCCGGGGTGACGCTCGACAAGTCGTTCATCGACCGCGAGCTGGAGCGTCGCCAGGGGGGCTACGGCCGGGGCAAGCGGCAGAAGCTGGAGACCGACCGGGTCTTCATCGAGTCCGGCACGTTCCGAGGGGTCAGCACCGGGGCCCCGATCACGCTTCGGCTGATCAACAACGACGCCAAGCTCGAACGCCTGTCCGAGCCCGCCGCCCCGCGCGGGGGGCACGTCGACCTGGCCGGCTCGATCAGCTACCAGACCGGCATCCGCCAGGTCCTCGAACGGGCCAGCGCCCGCGAGACGGCCGTCCGGGTGGCGGCCGGCGCGCTGGCGAGGCTCGTGCTGCGGGAGGTCGGGATCACCGTCTTCGGCTACGTCGCCGAGCTGGGGGGCGTCCCGGCGCCGCCGCTGGGCTTCGACCTCGCCGTCCGCGACGCCAGCCCGGTCTACACGCTGAACCCCGAGGCCGACGCGGCCATCGTCGCGGCGATCGACGCCGCCCGCGAGGCCGGCGACACGCTCGGCGGACTCGTCGAGACGATCGTCACCGGCTGCCCCATCGGCCTGGGGAGCCACGTCCAGCCCGACCGCCGGCTCGACGCGCGGCTGGCCTGCGCCGTCATGGGCATCCAGGCGATCAAGGCCGTCGAGATCGGCCTGGGGATCGAGGCCGCCAAACGCCCCGGATCGAAGGTCATGGACCCGATCCGGTACGACCCGGACCACGACGAGGCCGACCGCCGCTACGGATTCCGACGGCCCTCCAACAACGCGGGAGGGATCGAGGGGGGGACCTCCAACGGCGAGCCGATCGTCGTCCGCGCGTCCAAGAAGCCGATCAGCACCCTGGCCAAGCGGGGACCATCGGTCAACATGGCGACCAAGGGGGAATCTCCCGCGTCGTACGAACGTTCCGACGTCTGCGCCGTCCCCGCCGCGAGCGTCATCGTCGAGAACGTCGTCGGCTTCGAGATCGCCGCCGCCCTCCTCGAACGCTACGACGGCTCCAGCCTGGATTCGCTCAAGGCGACGATGGCCGCCGTCCACGCCCTCAACCGCGAGAAGCTGGACCACTGGTCTGAGCGCCCCTAA